The sequence below is a genomic window from Pseudorca crassidens isolate mPseCra1 chromosome 20, mPseCra1.hap1, whole genome shotgun sequence.
GGACACtgtcattgttgtttttattactcCTACATCTCCTCCTTTGTTCTCTTTAAACCCCTAAGATGCAGTTCTTGCAAGACGTTCATTTGCTTGACACACAGATGCTGCCTGTTCTGCACGATGGGGATCCATCTGTGGGGAGCGCAGGGTCGGGCCCGGGCTGCCCTCTCCATACTGTGGCGAGTCTGAACGGGGCTCAGGGAGGGGACAGCCGGGCACAGCGCTCTGTCCCCTGATGCCGCCGTCTTTCCTCTTCCGCCCCCTTTAGGCCCGGAGCATTCCTCTGACTCCGAATATACTCTCTCAGAGCCGGACTCCgaagaggaagaagatgaggaggaggaggaagaggagaccaCTGATGACCCCGAATATGACCCTGGCTACAAGGTGAAGCAGCGCCTgggggggggccgggggggcCCATCCCGTCGGGCCCCCCGTGCAGCCCAGCTCCCgggccccccagcccagccctgccagctCTGTGGCCGCTCCGCCCTTGGGGAGGCCCCACCGGGCACCCCACCTTGCCGGCTCTGCTGCCCCGCTACAGCCCCCCAGGAAGCGCCAGCTCCTGAAAGCAGGGCCCtcggggaggaagaggaggagccgCCTCGGGCTGGGGAGGGCCGACCagctgggaggggggaggagggggagggggaggagggggaggaggaggaggaggaggagggcggcGCCTACCACTGTACCGAGTGCGAGGATTCCTTTGACAACCTCGGGGAGCTGCACGGGCACTTCATGCTGCATGCCCGGGGTGAGGTGTAGGGAGCGCCCAGACCTAGGGAGCTTGGCAGAGGGGTGGggcgggtggggtgggaggagggggctgaggaCATCGGGGTGGTCGCGGTGGTCACGGGGATGGGGTCCCACTGATCTGTGTCGTCTTAGCAGTA
It includes:
- the ZNF428 gene encoding zinc finger protein 428; this translates as MTETREPAETGGYASLEEDDEDLSPGPEHSSDSEYTLSEPDSEEEEDEEEEEEETTDDPEYDPGYKVKQRLGGGRGGPSRRAPRAAQLPGPPAQPCQLCGRSALGEAPPGTPPCRLCCPATAPQEAPAPESRALGEEEEEPPRAGEGRPAGRGEEGEGEEGEEEEEEEGGAYHCTECEDSFDNLGELHGHFMLHARGEV